The DNA region TTTATATTAGAGTCGAGGCTTTCTTTCATTAATTGGAGCAAACCAGAATATAATCATTGATCCCATTCATTAAAGTTTGTAATTTTCAGTAAAAATCAGAGAGCATAATTTCATACAATTGTACTGTAgaaagaaaaggtgagaatttcctCGCATGCAATAAGAAATGTGAGAAGAATGAAGATTAATATAGTAGCGCACAAGAAATTTGTTTGCTTTTCATCCAGCTCGAAAGGAGCAATTTAGTCTTTGCTCAAACTTCAATCGAAAAGTCCCAAGTAAATGTTTCATTTTTAAAATATACAGAAAAGAGTCAGATTTACCTTTGTACTCTCAGAAAAAATTGTTTTTGTCCTTCGAATTATAcctttttgatatatttattcttacaattcaatttcggatttatATTTAAACCTGAACCGTTAATTCCCCTTGCCCTTACTATCATTTACTACATGACACCTAAGTGGATACGATCATCCATATATAGGACTGGAAAACCAACCCCCTCTCTCTTGTAAAACCAAAATTAAAGCAGCTAGCACTCTCTAACTTGCTAACTATAGTAAATAAAAAAACAAAGCTTAATACATATGAGATGGATTTTTTGCCGGCGACATTGTCTCCCTCAGAACTCTGCCACCCCCAAAATTTGTAGGAAGTCATACTGTGGGTTTATCTCTCCTGAAGAAGAAGACCCacgctttttctttctttgtttttattttatcttttgcTGACATGCCTTTTTTTAATTGGTCTTTTGCCATGTCATCCGGCTATATACTTCACGCGTCTTAGCTTTTAGGGTTGGCTATTTTAAAGGGGTTTACTGGGTACAATTTCCAACTAGATAAAGTGTTCAATTGGAACAAGGTATAGTTCATGTGTCTAAATGAAAAAAAGATAAACGGAAAAAAGAGACATGTTTAGGAGGATACATGTATTCAGCCAAGAAAAAAAGATAACAACACTCATAACCAAACCCTATTATGCTTAGAAACAAACATGTTGGTCAAAGCATAATAATACAATAATGATTCAATAATAGTAAACTCTGTCTATTCTGAAGTCTTTTCAACTGGAACTTCAGTGGTAGCTTGTTTCCCCTCCACAGCTTCAGTTGGTTTCTCTTCAACAACAGGTTCTTGTGGCTTAACTTCTTCAGTAGCAGCAACTTCTTGTGGTGCTGGTGGGGCTTCAGTTACTACTGTTGGCTCTTCTTTTGGTGCCTCTGCTGCAGGAGTTGGCTCTACTG from Lycium barbarum isolate Lr01 chromosome 10, ASM1917538v2, whole genome shotgun sequence includes:
- the LOC132615548 gene encoding uncharacterized protein LOC132615548; translation: MASVDKAAAAAAAVEPTPAAEAPKEEPTVVTEAPPAPQEVAATEEVKPQEPVVEEKPTEAVEGKQATTEVPVEKTSE